Proteins co-encoded in one Aethina tumida isolate Nest 87 chromosome 7, icAetTumi1.1, whole genome shotgun sequence genomic window:
- the LOC109605442 gene encoding serine/threonine-protein kinase SIK2: MGERERIKAIRVGFYDIERTIGKGNFAVVKLARHRITKTEVAIKIIDKSQLDGNNLQKVYREVDIMKRLDHPHIIKLYQVMETKNMIYLVSEYASQGEIFDYIARYGRMSEDQARTKFWQILSAVEYCHNRNIVHRDLKAENLLLDTNNNIKIADFGFSNYYTTGGQLSTWCGSPPYAAPEVFEGKKYIGPEIDIWSLGVVLYVLVCGALPFDGCSLQALRDRVLSGRFRIPYFMSSDCESLIRKMLVLEPNKRFIIAQIKKHRWMQMGLPPKIPTSFSIPINQPIEQILRLMQSLGIDSTKTRDSIRLGSYDHHAAIYYLLLDKLRNQLDGGDHSGVREVQRRRPSSVAEQAMRKLGRASTSDDCRRVSHYGMTTPHASNNKLNASVGMATSTTNALAPSPVSPILSRHSDTSRKSESPPIHGIDAEKLLAATNCEDALKILNQATTTSFSMCSEATKLMSTLQMSAIPSTSADNAAFKEFNQMHMYNPMQNPIHSHPFEIPENISAVRIGNFQIGDIQNQYSSSTDEGVETDLEDHTHRHSYASSSSSSGVVTNFTNSKTLSQNLSCDSNFESLEYPLTGSNELCSSLTSCASSDKIQEPTLTSSTPISNLHTTYSSGGARSLFHKNSPLVHMPSYKSTRGITRSPVDFREGRRASDGLVGQQQPDTTSGVVAFNSQKFNEHQSKTKGVLDMHLVQREAQRLQSQYQAREHPEEISHRQKQHNQYLHPRGPKRVSLPDNFSYTTVSTEPQLHTAMQHRILQQKRQILQKQSALNNQTASTSVETAHAISRRQMLRQASYKIAQQQTVMPPLPLTENESQDLMAFQALVENSGENAWSALPGTMQNSCQISETSTLPTANWTGWTQQGAQYQTNHPWPPLLPLRESPILEITEQME, translated from the exons GTCATGGAGACGAAAAACATGATCTATTTGGTGTCAGAATACGCTAGTCAGGGGGAGATATTTG ATTACATAGCCAGATATGGTAGAATGTCGGAAGATCAAGCGAGGACGAAATTCTGGCAAATCTTATCTGCCGTCGAATACTGCCACAATCGTAATATTGTACATCGAGATTTAAAG GCTGAAAATCTACTATTAGATACGaacaataacattaaaatagctGACTTTGGGTTTTCGAATTATTACACAACTGGAGGCCAGTTATCCACTTGGTGCGGTTCACCCCCGTACGCTGCACCTGAAGTTTTCGAAGGGAAAAAATACATTGGTCCTGAAATTGACATATGG AGCCTGGGAGTGGTGCTTTACGTTTTAGTTTGCGGCGCTCTTCCATTTGACGGTTGCTCCTTGCAGGCCCTCCGTGATAGAGTATTATCCGGGAGATTCCGGATTCCATATTTCATGAGCTCAG ACTGTGAATCTCTAATAAGAAAGATGCTGGTTCTGGAGCCGAACAAGCGATTTATTATTGCCCAAATCAAGAAACACAGATGGATGCAAATGGGCCTTCCTCCAAAAATACCCACATCATTTTCCATACCCATCAATCAGCCAATTGAACAAATTCTAAGGCTTATGCAAAGCTTGGGAATTGACAGCACCAAAACCAGAGAT TCTATTAGACTTGGATCTTACGACCACCATGCTGCAATTTACTATCTCCTGCTGGACAAACTGAGGAATCAACTAGACGGAGGGGATCACTCAGGGGTTAGAGAAGTACAACGACGAAGGCCGTCAAGCGTTGCAGAGCAAGCAATGAGAAAGTTGGGTAGAGCAAGTACCAGTGATGACTGCCGAAGAGTATCCCATTACGGCATGACCACCCCCCACGCCAGCAACAATAAACTCAATGCGTCCGTAG GTATGGCCACTAGTACAACCAACGCACTTGCACCAAGCCCCGTGAGCCCAATACTGTCCCGCCATTCCGACACGTCAAGAAAAAGCGAATCCCCCCCAATCCACGGCATCGATGCCGAAAAACTTCTCGCCGCCACCAACTGCGAGGACGccctaaaaatcttaaatcaaGCAACCACAACCAGCTTTAGCATGTGCTCGGAAGCGACGAAACTGATGTCTACACTCCAGATGTCCGCGATTCCATCCACGTCCGCCGATAATGCAGCGTTCAAGGAATTTAATCAAATGCACATGTACAATCCTATGCAGAATCCAATACATTCGCATCCATTCGAAATTCCGGAGAACATTTCTGCCGTAAGGATCGG GAACTTTCAGATCGGAGATATCCAAAACCAGTATTCCAGTTCGACTGACGAAGGCGTAGAAACTGATCTTGAGGACCACACCCATCGTCACAGCTACGCCTCATCCAGTTCATCAAGTGGTGTGGTCACCAATTTCACTAACTCCAAAACTCTAAGCCAAAATCTCAGTTGTGATAGTAATTTTGAAAGCTTAGAATATCCTTTAACAG ggTCTAACGAATTATGTAGTAGTCTTACTAGTTGCGCTTCAAGTGATAAAATACAAGAACCCACTTTGACAAGTTCAACACCAATATCAAACCTTCACACAACATATTCGTCAGGTGGTGCAAGATCCTTGTTCCATAAAAACAGCCCTTTAGTTCACATGCCGAGTTATAAGTCGACCAGAGGAATTACAAGATCTCCCGTAGATTTTAGAgaag GAAGAAGAGCTAGTGACGGTTTAGTGGGTCAACAACAACCTGACACTACATCCGGCGTCGTGGCCTTTAACTCTCAAAAATTCAACGAACACCAATCGAAAACCAAAGGTGTGCTCGATATGCACCTGGTGCAACGTGAGGCGCAAAGGCTCCAATCTCAGTACCAAGCCAGAGAGCACCCAGAAGAAATCTCCCACCGCCAGAAACAGCACAATCAGTACTTGCATCCAAGGGGACCTAAACGGGTCAGTCTCCCTGACAACTTTAGCTACACCACCGTTTCCACCGAGCCACAGTTACATACGGCCATGCAACACAGGATTTTGCAGCAGAAACGTCAGATATTACAAAAGCAAAGCGCTCTGAACAACCAGACCGCCAGTACTAGCGTCGAGACGGCGCACGCAATTTCGCGACGGCAAATGTTGCGCCAGGCGAGCTACAAAATCGCCCAGCAACAGACGGTGATGCCGCCGCTTCCTCTGACCGAAAACGAGAGTCAAGATCTGATGGCGTTCCAAGCTCTGGTCGAAAACTCCGGCGAAAACGCCTGGAGCGCTCTGCCCGGCACCATGCAGAATTCCTGCCAAATTTCGGAGACCTCGACCTTACCAACTGCCAATTGGACTGGATGGACGCAG caaGGGGCGCAGTACCAAACCAATCATCCTTGGCCACCACTTCTACCTCTTCGCGAAAGTCCAATATTAGAGATAACCGAAcaaatggaataa